Proteins from a genomic interval of Schaalia odontolytica:
- a CDS encoding DEAD/DEAH box helicase family protein has product MARRDEELLPSKPSARLRIYAWSPKNPPAGYEGLIKVGQTTKEDVRERIRESQGQMQQEFTLHADIIAEREDGSIFRDKDVIQRLKAKGFANPHFGSATEWVRCKPADVLTAIAELRTGVEYTGERYQTFAMRPEQARAVEQTLAYYNSIWEEDPNAVPRFLWNAKMRFGKTFTTYQLAKRMGAKRVLVVTFKPAVQDAWREDLTSHVAFEGWQYLSTKTLDEGSEVKTDQPLVYFGSFQDLLGRDKKTGLIKSKNEWIHTVNWDLVVFDEYHFGAWRENAKALFEGEDEKEAAKELKAEYHEGLAAFDEELDELGSDEDDFLPITTRSYLYLSGTPFKALATGEFIEEQIFNWTYTDEQLAKRQWDAEHPGEWNPYAALPEMRLLTYRMPDDLVAIAHQGEFDEFDLNTFFEATGSGKAARFVHESDVQKWLDLIRGEHAPTQMDMLKAGGRPPFPYADARLLPYLQHSFWYLPNVAACQAMANLVTARHNTFWHQYQVIVAAGPGAGIGVEALPPVREAIGDGHDTKTITLSCGKLTTGVTVKQWSSILMLRNLTSPESYFQAAFRVQSPWAIKNPDGDDPSREEILKPVGFVFDFAPTRALRQIADYGIGLHPEAQSPEHAVAQLVNYLPVLAYDGASMKEIDAGEVLDIAMSGTSATLLAKKWESAILVNVDNMTLKKIMNDERAMEAILNIEGFRALGADIFETVVNKSESVSKTKKEKGNSLTKKEKKELTAEEKEYKSKRKQIQEKLIKFATRIPAFMYLTDFRENTLYDVITKIEPELFKRVTGLSVEDFNLLVNLGVFNSIHMNQAVFAFRRYEDASLSYVGYASHAEQKRRKDLCQFGLYDTVITLKV; this is encoded by the coding sequence ATGGCCAGGCGGGATGAGGAGCTCCTGCCCTCGAAGCCCTCAGCGCGCCTGCGTATCTATGCGTGGTCTCCGAAGAATCCTCCGGCCGGCTATGAGGGGCTCATCAAGGTCGGCCAGACGACCAAAGAAGATGTGCGCGAGCGGATCCGTGAGTCCCAGGGGCAGATGCAGCAGGAGTTCACTCTGCATGCTGACATCATTGCTGAGCGTGAGGACGGCAGTATCTTCCGTGACAAGGACGTCATCCAGCGTCTGAAAGCAAAGGGCTTTGCCAACCCTCACTTTGGCTCAGCGACGGAGTGGGTGCGCTGCAAGCCCGCCGACGTACTCACCGCTATCGCGGAGCTGCGCACCGGCGTGGAGTACACGGGCGAGCGATACCAGACCTTCGCGATGCGCCCTGAGCAAGCGCGTGCTGTTGAGCAAACTCTCGCCTATTACAACTCCATCTGGGAAGAGGATCCGAATGCGGTCCCGCGTTTCTTGTGGAACGCCAAGATGCGCTTCGGCAAGACCTTTACCACCTACCAGCTCGCCAAGCGCATGGGAGCCAAACGTGTGCTGGTCGTGACCTTCAAACCTGCCGTCCAAGACGCCTGGCGTGAAGACCTGACAAGCCATGTGGCCTTTGAAGGCTGGCAGTACCTAAGCACGAAAACCCTTGATGAGGGTAGCGAAGTCAAGACAGATCAGCCTCTGGTCTACTTCGGCTCCTTCCAGGACCTCCTCGGGCGGGACAAGAAGACCGGCCTGATCAAGTCCAAGAACGAGTGGATTCACACCGTCAACTGGGATCTCGTGGTCTTCGACGAGTACCACTTCGGTGCCTGGCGTGAGAACGCCAAAGCTCTCTTCGAAGGTGAGGACGAGAAGGAAGCGGCCAAGGAACTCAAAGCTGAGTACCACGAGGGGCTGGCCGCCTTCGATGAGGAGCTTGACGAGCTTGGTAGCGATGAGGACGACTTTCTTCCCATCACGACCCGCTCCTACCTCTACCTCTCGGGCACGCCCTTCAAGGCTCTAGCCACAGGCGAGTTCATCGAGGAGCAGATCTTCAACTGGACCTACACCGACGAGCAGCTTGCCAAACGCCAGTGGGATGCAGAGCATCCCGGTGAGTGGAACCCGTATGCCGCGCTGCCGGAAATGCGTCTGCTGACCTACCGGATGCCTGATGACCTGGTGGCTATCGCCCATCAGGGTGAGTTTGACGAGTTCGACCTCAACACCTTCTTCGAAGCCACAGGCAGCGGCAAGGCTGCACGATTCGTCCACGAGTCGGATGTACAGAAGTGGCTGGACCTCATCCGTGGCGAACACGCACCCACACAGATGGACATGCTCAAAGCTGGCGGCCGCCCACCCTTCCCGTACGCGGATGCCCGTTTGCTTCCTTACCTCCAGCACTCGTTCTGGTACCTACCAAACGTTGCTGCCTGCCAGGCCATGGCAAACCTGGTCACTGCCCGACACAACACCTTCTGGCATCAATACCAGGTGATCGTCGCCGCTGGCCCGGGTGCAGGGATTGGGGTTGAAGCGCTTCCACCTGTGCGTGAGGCAATCGGGGACGGTCACGACACCAAAACCATTACGCTCTCGTGCGGCAAACTGACAACCGGGGTGACCGTCAAGCAATGGTCCTCAATCCTCATGCTGCGCAACCTCACCAGCCCGGAGTCTTACTTCCAGGCCGCTTTCCGGGTACAGTCCCCGTGGGCGATCAAGAACCCTGACGGGGATGACCCAAGCCGGGAGGAAATCCTCAAACCAGTTGGGTTCGTCTTTGACTTCGCGCCCACCCGCGCTCTGCGCCAGATCGCCGACTACGGCATTGGGCTACATCCCGAGGCCCAAAGCCCCGAACATGCTGTCGCCCAGCTCGTCAACTATCTCCCGGTACTGGCCTATGACGGCGCCTCGATGAAGGAGATCGATGCGGGCGAGGTGCTCGACATCGCCATGTCTGGCACCTCGGCGACCCTGCTGGCGAAGAAGTGGGAGTCCGCGATCCTAGTCAACGTCGACAACATGACGCTCAAGAAGATCATGAACGACGAGCGCGCCATGGAAGCCATCCTCAATATCGAAGGCTTCCGCGCCCTTGGTGCTGACATCTTCGAGACCGTGGTCAACAAGAGCGAATCGGTGTCCAAGACCAAGAAGGAAAAGGGCAACTCCCTGACCAAGAAGGAGAAGAAAGAGCTCACAGCCGAGGAGAAGGAGTACAAGTCCAAGCGCAAGCAGATCCAGGAAAAGCTCATCAAGTTCGCCACCCGGATCCCAGCGTTCATGTACCTCACCGACTTTAGGGAGAACACGCTCTACGACGTCATCACCAAGATCGAACCTGAACTGTTCAAGCGGGTCACCGGCTTGTCCGTCGAGGATTTCAACCTCCTAGTGAACCTAGGAGTATTCAACTCCATCCACATGAACCAGGCTGTCTTTGCGTTCCGCCGCTACGAGGACGCCTCCCTGTCCTACGTCGGCTATGCCTCCCATGCGGAACAGAAACGCCGTAAAGACCTATGCCAATTCGGCCTCTATGACACCGTCATCACCCTGAAAGTGTAG
- a CDS encoding DUF6318 family protein, translated as MEIPPLSERPVSQEEEEAFLRSIQPRRGLFGRCFIGPRRWRPGWAWVPRVRGGAGRGGGGGASQSGEDGATVDSGGSGGGVAWLRADPVDWGIRIAVVLLIVAGCYAVYINGVAEGWWRAWGEKPTAIPTRSAMSGRAPTPTATGSSRAPMSGGYQVGPDGVLVRPAEHAASTYPLPELPQAATENSERGAEAAAEHYLALLVYAWNTGDTTPLANMSDPNSEFASSYLRDIDNAYQSGWAYGNESRVVHVLRLEPVPAGEGNVQPNTVGVKLQIVSSDGVTCRGQKITVKEEEYTSTLSLFMTWKDGRWIETQGRVISEHEQ; from the coding sequence ATGGAGATACCACCCCTGTCCGAGCGACCCGTGAGCCAGGAGGAGGAAGAGGCCTTCCTGCGCTCGATCCAACCCCGACGAGGCCTCTTCGGTCGGTGCTTCATCGGCCCGAGGAGATGGCGCCCAGGCTGGGCCTGGGTCCCGCGCGTGCGCGGCGGTGCTGGGCGCGGCGGTGGTGGCGGGGCAAGCCAGTCCGGTGAGGACGGCGCCACCGTCGACAGCGGGGGCTCGGGTGGGGGCGTGGCTTGGTTGCGTGCTGATCCGGTGGATTGGGGTATCCGCATCGCCGTCGTCTTGTTGATCGTGGCGGGCTGCTACGCCGTCTACATCAACGGTGTCGCCGAGGGCTGGTGGCGCGCCTGGGGCGAGAAGCCCACCGCTATTCCCACGCGGTCTGCCATGTCGGGCCGGGCTCCCACTCCCACAGCGACCGGTTCGAGTCGGGCCCCCATGTCGGGCGGTTACCAGGTCGGCCCCGACGGCGTCCTGGTGCGGCCTGCCGAGCACGCCGCCTCCACCTACCCCCTGCCCGAACTCCCTCAGGCCGCCACAGAAAACAGTGAGCGAGGAGCAGAAGCAGCAGCCGAACACTACCTCGCCCTCCTGGTCTACGCATGGAACACCGGAGACACCACACCACTTGCCAACATGTCCGACCCCAACTCCGAATTCGCTAGTTCCTATTTGCGTGACATTGATAATGCGTACCAGAGTGGCTGGGCGTATGGGAATGAGTCGAGGGTTGTGCACGTGTTGCGGCTGGAGCCTGTCCCCGCTGGCGAGGGGAACGTGCAGCCAAACACTGTTGGAGTCAAGCTTCAGATTGTTTCCAGCGATGGGGTCACCTGTCGGGGACAGAAGATCACCGTCAAAGAAGAAGAGTACACATCGACCCTGTCCCTGTTCATGACATGGAAAGACGGTCGTTGGATCGAAACGCAAGGACGCGTGATCAGCGAACATGAACAATAG